The Garra rufa chromosome 18, GarRuf1.0, whole genome shotgun sequence genome window below encodes:
- the rbp7a gene encoding retinoid-binding protein 7a produces the protein MPVSLCGTWDMVSNVNLEGFMIALGISLYTRKIALKLKHRKVIEPVGDRYVVKTLSTLRNYTFSFRIDEEFEEFTKGLDDKHCKSLVTWEGNKLVCIQKGEKKNRGWAHWIEDDKLHLELYCEDQVCKQVFKRVV, from the exons ATGCCTGTAAGCCTTTGTGGTACATGGGACATGGTGAGCAATGTCAACTTGGAGGGATTCATGATTGCTTTAG GGATCAGTCTGTACACCCGCAAGATCGCCCTGAAGCTAAAACATCGTAAAGTGATCGAGCCGGTGGGGGATCGATATGTTGTCAAGACTCTTAGCACCTTGAGAAACTACACTTTCTCCTTCAGAATCGACGAGGAGTTTGAAGAGTTCACCAAGGGACTGGATGACAAACACTGCAAG TCTCTGGTGACATGGGAGGGGAACAAGTTGGTGTGCATTCAAAAGGGTGAGAAGAAGAACAGAGGTTGGGCACACTGGATCGAGGACGACAAACTTCATTTG GAGTTGTACTGTGAAGATCAAGTCTGCAAGCAAGTTTTCAAACGGGTTGTTTGA